The following are encoded in a window of Prochlorococcus marinus CUG1417 genomic DNA:
- the alaS gene encoding alanine--tRNA ligase, with product MTSQLIKKIVTGDEIRNAFLKFYSEKLHKIIPSASLIPDDPTVMLTIAGMLPFKPVFLGLKERPSKRATSSQKCIRTNDIENVGVTARHHTFFEMLGNFSFGDYFKREAIQWAWELVTNIYQLSVENIIVSVFHEDEESAKIWRDEIGIHPDRIVKLGEEDNFWSSGKTGPCGPCSELYFDFHPEKGLHNIDLEDGDRFIEFYNLVFMQYNRDPNGKLTDLKFKNIDTGMGLERMAQILQKKQNNYETDLIFPIIQKICEIANIDYFSTEDKNKISLKIIGDHTRAVIHLISDGVAASNLGRGYILRRLIRRMVRHGRLLGITNEFLPHIATVGINLMQNNYPDLKNNNDLILNEIKIEEIRFRETLERGEKLLDEIISSGQKLISGFKAFELYDTYGFPLELTVEIAEENSISVDVKGFEEEMNAQKDRAKAASSNIDLTLEGSLEREIDLFNKTVFNGYKSLISEAEIKGIFLDSTLVKQASEGQKVLIVLDQTTFYGESGGQVGDIGTIFSKDVEVLVDNVVRKKNVFLHYGTIKKGILTIGQKVKTNVSPSNRAKAAANHTATHLLQSALKSVVDESVGQKGSLVAFNKLRFDFNSSNSISKDQISKIETLVNSWIMENHALEIKNMSKSEALEKGAVAMFGEKYDDEVRVVNVPGVSMELCGGTHVKTTSELGSFKIISEEGISAGVRRIEALSGQSALEYFSDRNALVNQLSDLLKANPNQLFERVNNLQAELINKKKEIQKMKDEIAYIKYSSIKSSAEIVNSFSILVNQIDGLDGNSLQSAALNLTSNLGNKAIVILGGIPNPENRKLLFAVSLGDDAVKIGLHAGKLINEIARICSGGGGGKPNFAQAGAKDIDKLSDALDYAKNYLQKTLDSHSDK from the coding sequence ATGACATCTCAACTAATTAAAAAAATAGTTACTGGAGATGAGATAAGAAATGCTTTTTTAAAATTTTATAGTGAAAAATTACATAAAATCATTCCAAGTGCATCTTTGATTCCAGATGACCCTACGGTTATGCTCACAATTGCTGGAATGCTACCTTTTAAACCAGTTTTTTTAGGTTTAAAAGAAAGACCATCAAAAAGGGCTACATCTAGCCAAAAGTGCATCAGAACAAACGATATAGAAAACGTTGGAGTTACAGCTAGACACCACACTTTTTTTGAAATGCTTGGTAATTTTTCTTTTGGAGATTATTTCAAACGAGAGGCTATTCAATGGGCTTGGGAATTAGTTACTAATATTTATCAACTTTCTGTTGAAAATATAATTGTGAGTGTTTTTCACGAAGACGAAGAGTCTGCAAAAATTTGGAGAGATGAAATTGGTATTCATCCAGATAGGATAGTCAAACTAGGTGAAGAAGATAATTTTTGGTCATCTGGCAAAACAGGTCCATGTGGACCTTGTTCAGAACTTTATTTTGATTTTCATCCCGAAAAGGGTCTGCATAATATTGATTTAGAAGATGGAGATCGTTTTATTGAATTTTATAATCTTGTTTTTATGCAATATAATCGTGACCCTAATGGAAAATTGACAGATTTAAAATTTAAAAATATTGATACAGGCATGGGTCTTGAAAGGATGGCTCAAATACTACAAAAAAAGCAAAATAATTATGAGACAGATTTAATTTTTCCCATCATTCAAAAAATTTGCGAGATTGCAAATATTGATTATTTTTCTACAGAAGATAAAAACAAAATTTCTTTAAAAATCATTGGTGATCATACAAGAGCTGTTATTCATTTAATTTCTGATGGTGTAGCAGCAAGTAATCTCGGCAGGGGATATATATTAAGACGGCTTATTAGAAGAATGGTTAGACATGGCAGATTATTAGGAATAACAAATGAATTTTTACCTCATATTGCTACTGTTGGGATCAATTTAATGCAAAATAATTATCCTGATTTAAAAAATAATAATGATTTAATTTTGAATGAGATAAAAATCGAAGAAATAAGATTTAGGGAAACTCTTGAAAGAGGAGAGAAATTGCTAGATGAGATAATTTCTTCAGGCCAGAAATTAATTTCTGGTTTTAAAGCTTTTGAACTTTATGATACGTATGGATTTCCTTTAGAACTTACTGTAGAAATTGCTGAAGAAAATAGTATCAGTGTAGATGTAAAGGGTTTTGAAGAAGAAATGAATGCACAAAAAGATAGAGCTAAAGCTGCTTCAAGTAATATTGATTTGACATTAGAGGGATCATTAGAGAGAGAAATAGATCTTTTTAACAAAACTGTTTTTAATGGTTATAAGTCACTCATTTCGGAAGCTGAAATAAAGGGTATATTTTTGGATTCAACATTAGTTAAGCAAGCAAGTGAAGGTCAGAAAGTTTTAATTGTTCTTGATCAGACAACTTTTTATGGAGAATCTGGCGGGCAAGTTGGTGATATTGGAACGATATTTTCAAAAGATGTAGAGGTCTTGGTTGATAATGTTGTGCGAAAGAAAAATGTTTTTTTACATTATGGAACGATCAAAAAAGGAATATTAACTATTGGACAAAAAGTTAAGACTAATGTTAGTCCCTCTAATAGAGCTAAGGCTGCTGCAAATCATACAGCTACTCATTTATTACAATCTGCACTTAAATCAGTTGTTGATGAAAGTGTTGGACAAAAAGGTTCATTAGTAGCTTTTAATAAATTACGATTTGACTTTAATTCCTCTAATTCTATTTCTAAAGATCAAATTTCTAAGATTGAGACTTTAGTTAACTCTTGGATTATGGAAAATCATGCCCTAGAAATAAAAAATATGTCTAAGAGTGAGGCTCTTGAAAAGGGAGCAGTCGCCATGTTTGGAGAAAAATATGATGATGAAGTGCGCGTTGTGAATGTACCAGGAGTTTCAATGGAACTTTGTGGGGGCACACATGTTAAAACTACATCCGAATTAGGTTCTTTCAAAATAATTAGTGAGGAAGGAATCTCAGCCGGAGTACGAAGAATCGAAGCATTATCAGGCCAATCAGCATTAGAATATTTCAGTGATAGAAATGCTTTAGTAAATCAATTAAGTGATTTGTTAAAGGCAAATCCTAATCAACTTTTTGAAAGGGTTAATAATTTGCAAGCAGAGCTTATCAATAAGAAGAAAGAGATACAAAAAATGAAAGATGAAATTGCATATATTAAATACTCTTCTATAAAATCATCCGCAGAAATAGTAAATTCTTTTTCAATTTTGGTAAATCAGATTGATGGATTAGATGGGAACTCATTGCAATCAGCAGCACTTAATTTAACTTCTAATTTAGGAAATAAAGCAATAGTGATTCTTGGGGGGATACCAAATCCAGAAAATAGAAAGTTGTTATTTGCAGTTTCTTTAGGTGATGATGCAGTAAAAATAGGATTGCATGCAGGTAAATTAATCAATGAGATTGCAAGAATTTGTTCGGGAGGAGGAGGAGGAAAGCCTAACTTTGCTCAAGCAGGTGCTAAAGATATTGATAAGTTAAGTGATGCTTTAGATTATGCTAAAAATTATTTGCAAAAAACATTAGATAGTCATTCTGATAAATAA
- the speA gene encoding biosynthetic arginine decarboxylase, with the protein MTNFEPKKLKNIWTIKDSISTYNIDKWGDKYFSINSKGNISVTKDIKSENKIDLFKLAQELKSREINPPLIIRFNDILKDRINALHDSFFKAIKTYKYKNIYQGVFPVKCNQQKNVLEKIIEFGSQWNFGLEVGSKSELLIGLALLENQNSLLICNGYKDKKYIEIATLARKLGKNPIIVIEQRDEVKRIIQAVQELNATPLIGIRAKLSSKSSGRWGKSIGDNSKFGLSIPEIMLTIKELKEANLINEMKLLHFHIGSQISDIAVIKDALQEASQIYVELCKLGAPMQYIDVGGGLGIDFDGTKTSSNTSTNYSLQNYANDVIATIKDSCELNNIKHPTIISESGRAIISHCSVLIFNVLGTSHVNSKLKIFDKKNQQLIISNLLETFNELKKLKNKKINLSQIIELWNDAKKFKEDCLVAFRLGFLSLAERAYAEELTWACAKEISNNLNNDEINHPDLSEITETLASTYYANLSIFKSIPDSWAINQIFPVVPIHRHLEEPFCKGNFADLTCDSDGKLNNFIDNGKIKSLLNLHKPEEDKDYLIGIFMTGAYQEALGNLHNLFGSTNVVHIDINQENSYKVKNIIKEESKSEILQLLDYSSASLVESIRINTESAIDQKKLTIEEARKLMDQIETSLRKSSYLSE; encoded by the coding sequence TTGACCAATTTTGAACCGAAAAAATTAAAGAATATTTGGACTATTAAAGATAGTATTTCGACTTATAACATAGACAAATGGGGAGATAAATATTTTTCTATAAATTCCAAAGGAAATATATCAGTAACTAAAGATATAAAATCTGAAAATAAGATTGATCTTTTTAAGCTTGCCCAAGAACTTAAGAGTAGAGAAATAAATCCTCCATTAATCATAAGATTTAACGATATCTTGAAAGATCGCATAAATGCATTACATGACTCTTTTTTTAAAGCAATAAAAACCTATAAATATAAGAATATTTATCAAGGTGTTTTTCCTGTCAAATGTAATCAACAGAAAAATGTCCTAGAAAAGATAATAGAGTTTGGTAGCCAATGGAATTTTGGTTTAGAAGTAGGAAGTAAATCAGAACTATTAATTGGCCTTGCACTTCTTGAAAACCAAAATTCATTATTAATATGCAACGGATATAAAGATAAAAAATATATTGAGATTGCTACTTTGGCCAGAAAACTGGGCAAAAATCCAATAATAGTTATTGAACAACGAGATGAGGTAAAAAGAATAATTCAAGCAGTTCAAGAACTTAACGCTACTCCACTGATAGGAATTAGAGCAAAGTTATCAAGTAAAAGCAGCGGTAGGTGGGGTAAATCTATTGGAGATAATTCCAAATTTGGATTATCAATCCCAGAAATTATGTTGACAATCAAAGAACTAAAAGAAGCAAATCTTATCAACGAAATGAAATTGCTCCATTTTCATATAGGCAGTCAAATAAGTGATATTGCTGTGATCAAAGACGCATTACAAGAAGCTAGTCAAATATATGTTGAACTATGCAAACTAGGAGCCCCTATGCAATATATCGACGTTGGGGGAGGATTAGGAATAGATTTTGATGGAACTAAAACCTCCTCCAACACCTCTACTAATTATTCGCTTCAAAATTATGCTAACGATGTAATTGCAACTATTAAGGATTCATGTGAATTAAATAATATCAAGCATCCAACCATAATCTCAGAAAGTGGAAGAGCAATAATTAGTCATTGTTCAGTTTTAATTTTTAATGTCTTAGGAACAAGCCATGTCAATTCAAAACTAAAAATTTTTGATAAAAAAAATCAACAATTAATAATTTCAAATTTACTTGAAACTTTCAATGAATTAAAAAAACTTAAAAATAAAAAAATAAATTTATCTCAAATAATTGAACTATGGAATGATGCAAAAAAGTTTAAAGAAGATTGCTTAGTCGCTTTTAGATTAGGATTTTTAAGTTTGGCAGAAAGAGCTTATGCCGAAGAACTTACTTGGGCTTGTGCAAAAGAAATTTCTAATAACCTGAATAATGATGAAATTAATCACCCTGATTTATCTGAAATTACAGAAACTCTTGCATCAACTTATTATGCAAATTTATCTATCTTTAAATCTATTCCCGATAGCTGGGCAATCAATCAGATTTTTCCAGTAGTACCAATACATAGGCACTTAGAGGAGCCTTTCTGCAAAGGCAACTTTGCAGATTTAACATGTGATTCAGATGGGAAACTAAATAATTTTATTGATAATGGAAAAATTAAATCATTACTAAATTTGCATAAGCCAGAGGAAGATAAAGATTATCTAATTGGAATTTTTATGACTGGAGCGTATCAAGAAGCATTAGGAAACTTGCACAATTTATTTGGCAGTACAAACGTTGTTCATATAGATATAAATCAAGAAAATTCATATAAGGTCAAAAATATTATTAAAGAGGAAAGTAAATCTGAAATTTTGCAATTATTAGATTACAGTTCAGCTTCTTTGGTTGAATCTATAAGAATTAATACTGAATCAGCAATTGATCAAAAAAAATTAACTATTGAAGAAGCAAGGAAATTAATGGATCAAATCGAAACTAGTCTTAGAAAAAGTAGTTATTTATCAGAATGA
- the ndk gene encoding nucleoside-diphosphate kinase — protein sequence MTKERTFIAIKPDGVQRGYVSEIIGRFEKKGFKLVGLKQLIPSKELAQNHYGVHRERPFFGDLVDFISSGPVVAMVWEGEGVILSARKLIGATKPLEAEPGTIRGDLAIDIGRNIIHGSDGEDTAKFEIDLWFNEEELCEWETSDSKWRSEN from the coding sequence ATGACCAAAGAGAGAACCTTTATTGCAATTAAACCAGATGGAGTTCAAAGAGGATATGTTTCTGAGATTATTGGCAGATTTGAAAAAAAAGGATTTAAATTGGTTGGATTAAAGCAATTAATTCCTTCAAAAGAACTTGCTCAAAATCATTATGGAGTACATAGAGAAAGACCCTTTTTTGGTGATTTAGTAGACTTTATTTCAAGTGGTCCTGTTGTAGCAATGGTGTGGGAAGGCGAAGGAGTTATTTTGAGTGCAAGAAAACTAATAGGTGCAACAAAACCTCTGGAAGCAGAGCCTGGAACAATTAGAGGTGATTTAGCTATTGATATTGGGAGGAATATTATTCATGGTTCTGATGGAGAAGATACAGCAAAATTTGAAATTGATCTTTGGTTTAACGAAGAGGAATTATGTGAGTGGGAAACTTCTGATTCGAAATGGCGATCTGAAAATTAA
- the thiO gene encoding glycine oxidase ThiO, whose translation MAQETKNSILIIGGGLLGLSIAYEFSRNNFKVLVLSKNRNESAGFVAAGMLATHAEGLEDELLKFGQESQNLIPKWIKSIEQDSNIKCGLRKCGIVVPFKNKEDLEKFPTYEYGKYLNHKDLQTEINGMHSIWKHGLLFEQDGQIDNRRRLMRALERACSLHGVEFQEGSEVKDLTFEKNKVTGATVVCATGEIKKINCEKAIICSGAWSKKIFNKIPVFPVKGQMLSIQGPTNFLKRVIFGPKTYLVPRDDGLIIVGATVEKDSKFNQGNTPNGIKQLQQGIRSLLPEAINWPQMEHWWGFRPCTPDLKPIIGKSKIENLFIATGHYRNGVLFSAITSDLLLKIVQNKNLKEIEKSFLEKFSLDRFAI comes from the coding sequence ATGGCACAAGAAACCAAAAATTCAATATTAATCATTGGCGGTGGACTTTTAGGTTTATCTATTGCTTATGAATTTTCCAGAAATAACTTCAAAGTTTTAGTTTTAAGCAAAAACAGAAATGAATCAGCTGGATTTGTTGCTGCAGGAATGTTAGCTACTCATGCCGAAGGGCTCGAAGATGAATTACTAAAATTTGGCCAAGAAAGTCAAAATCTAATTCCAAAGTGGATAAAAAGTATTGAACAAGATAGTAATATTAAATGCGGTTTAAGAAAATGTGGCATAGTAGTTCCTTTTAAAAACAAAGAAGATCTTGAAAAATTTCCCACTTATGAATATGGAAAATATTTAAATCACAAAGATCTTCAAACAGAAATTAATGGAATGCATTCTATTTGGAAACATGGTTTACTTTTTGAACAAGATGGTCAAATAGATAACCGAAGAAGACTGATGCGTGCTCTTGAGAGAGCATGCTCCTTGCATGGAGTCGAATTTCAAGAGGGATCAGAAGTAAAGGATTTGACATTCGAAAAAAACAAAGTTACAGGCGCAACAGTTGTATGTGCCACTGGGGAAATAAAAAAAATTAACTGCGAAAAAGCAATTATATGCAGCGGTGCTTGGAGTAAAAAGATTTTTAATAAGATTCCAGTCTTTCCTGTAAAGGGACAAATGCTATCAATACAAGGTCCAACAAATTTTTTGAAAAGAGTTATTTTTGGTCCAAAAACTTATCTAGTTCCCCGTGATGATGGACTTATTATAGTTGGAGCGACAGTTGAAAAAGATTCAAAATTTAATCAGGGTAATACTCCTAATGGAATAAAACAACTGCAACAAGGCATTCGCTCATTATTGCCAGAAGCTATTAATTGGCCACAAATGGAACATTGGTGGGGTTTTAGACCTTGCACACCAGATCTAAAACCAATAATTGGAAAATCAAAAATTGAAAATCTTTTTATAGCTACAGGACATTACAGAAATGGAGTTTTATTTTCTGCAATAACAAGTGATCTTCTTTTGAAAATAGTTCAAAATAAAAATCTCAAAGAAATAGAAAAAAGCTTTTTAGAAAAATTTAGTTTAGATAGATTTGCGATTTAA
- the gatB gene encoding Asp-tRNA(Asn)/Glu-tRNA(Gln) amidotransferase subunit GatB, whose translation MNNLESWEAVIGLETHVQLNTKSKIFTSASTAFGDAPNTHIDPVVCGLPGTLPVLNETVLEYAVKTSLALNLNVAEHCKFDRKQYFYPDLPKNYQISQFDEPLAENGWLEVEIIEKDKEPYIKKIGIERLHMEEDAGKLVHSGSDRLAGSKYSLVDYNRAGIALCEIVSKPDIRSGKEASEYASEIRRTVRYLGVSDGNMQEGSLRCDVNISVRKGPNAPFGTKVEIKNMNSFSAIQKACDYEIARQIEVYENGGKILQETRLWDEAKQLTKSMRLKEGSSDYRYFPDPDLGPIEITKAQQEIWFKELPELPSQKRNKYVSQFGLSAYDARVISDEISMANFFEETVANGAEAKLASNWVTSDIVGYLKSNKLSFSELKLSPENLAEMINMISKNIISGKIAKEILPELIQKNISPKKLVEEKGLAMISDSSSILPIIDELINEHPNEVEAFKNGKTKLLGFFVGQLMKRTKGKADPKLANKLLMEKLNS comes from the coding sequence ATGAACAATTTGGAATCTTGGGAAGCTGTGATTGGTTTGGAAACTCATGTACAGCTTAATACGAAAAGTAAAATATTCACATCTGCGTCAACAGCTTTTGGAGATGCACCTAATACTCATATAGATCCTGTAGTTTGCGGGTTACCAGGAACTCTTCCAGTCTTGAATGAGACTGTTCTTGAGTATGCTGTAAAAACTTCGTTAGCATTAAATTTAAACGTTGCAGAACATTGTAAATTTGATAGAAAACAATATTTTTATCCTGATCTGCCTAAAAATTATCAAATTTCACAATTTGATGAGCCATTAGCTGAAAATGGTTGGTTAGAGGTTGAAATAATTGAAAAGGACAAGGAACCCTATATCAAAAAAATTGGTATAGAAAGGCTACATATGGAAGAAGATGCCGGAAAACTAGTCCATTCAGGAAGTGATAGATTAGCTGGCTCTAAGTATTCTTTAGTTGATTACAATCGTGCCGGAATAGCACTTTGTGAGATTGTAAGTAAACCAGATATTAGATCAGGTAAAGAGGCATCTGAATATGCTTCAGAGATTAGAAGAACAGTTAGATATCTAGGGGTATCAGACGGAAATATGCAAGAGGGTTCATTACGCTGTGATGTCAATATTTCAGTTAGAAAAGGACCTAATGCTCCTTTTGGTACCAAAGTGGAAATAAAAAATATGAATTCATTTTCTGCAATTCAAAAGGCTTGTGATTATGAAATAGCCAGACAAATAGAAGTTTATGAAAATGGAGGAAAAATTCTCCAAGAAACAAGGTTATGGGATGAAGCTAAGCAATTAACGAAAAGTATGAGATTAAAAGAAGGTAGTAGTGACTATAGATATTTTCCTGATCCTGACTTAGGCCCAATTGAAATAACTAAAGCCCAACAAGAAATATGGTTTAAAGAACTACCAGAATTACCTTCACAGAAAAGAAATAAATACGTAAGTCAATTTGGATTGTCTGCATATGATGCAAGGGTAATTTCTGATGAAATAAGCATGGCAAACTTTTTTGAAGAAACAGTAGCAAATGGTGCCGAGGCCAAACTAGCTTCAAATTGGGTAACAAGTGATATTGTGGGCTATTTAAAATCAAACAAACTAAGTTTTAGTGAATTAAAGCTTAGTCCTGAGAATCTTGCTGAAATGATTAATATGATTTCAAAAAATATAATTAGTGGAAAAATTGCTAAAGAAATTTTACCTGAACTTATTCAAAAAAATATTTCTCCGAAAAAATTAGTTGAAGAAAAAGGGTTGGCAATGATATCTGATTCTTCAAGTATTTTACCAATAATTGATGAACTGATAAATGAACATCCAAATGAAGTTGAAGCATTTAAAAATGGCAAAACTAAGTTACTTGGTTTTTTTGTTGGTCAACTTATGAAAAGAACAAAAGGTAAAGCTGACCCGAAACTTGCAAATAAACTTCTTATGGAAAAATTGAATAGCTAA
- the coaE gene encoding dephospho-CoA kinase (Dephospho-CoA kinase (CoaE) performs the final step in coenzyme A biosynthesis.), giving the protein MDILQKLKNNQRRIGLTGGIASGKTTITNYIRKHKNIPILDADHFSRELIKPNTYGYKKILDYFGNKIIDNKSNSKREINRKLLRNIIFKHSASKEWIEKLLHPLIKERMIKECSQYRNNQTIVLAIPLLFEAKFEDICTEIWLVKCPKELQKKRLITRDKISEKEAYKLINFQLSFEEKRKFSDIILDNSDDQNKWINTIKELL; this is encoded by the coding sequence ATGGATATTCTTCAAAAATTAAAAAACAACCAAAGAAGAATTGGTTTAACAGGTGGTATTGCAAGTGGGAAGACAACCATAACTAATTACATTAGAAAACATAAAAACATACCAATATTAGATGCAGATCATTTTTCAAGAGAATTAATCAAACCAAATACGTATGGATATAAGAAAATTTTAGATTATTTTGGAAATAAAATTATTGATAATAAAAGCAATTCAAAAAGGGAAATAAATAGAAAACTTTTAAGGAACATTATTTTTAAACATTCAGCAAGCAAGGAATGGATTGAAAAACTGCTTCACCCTTTAATTAAAGAAAGAATGATAAAAGAATGCAGTCAATACAGAAATAATCAAACTATAGTATTGGCTATTCCATTATTGTTTGAAGCAAAATTTGAAGATATTTGCACTGAAATATGGTTAGTTAAATGTCCTAAAGAACTACAAAAAAAAAGACTTATCACAAGAGATAAAATTAGCGAAAAAGAAGCATATAAACTAATAAATTTTCAATTAAGTTTTGAAGAAAAAAGAAAATTTTCAGATATTATTTTAGATAATTCGGATGATCAAAATAAATGGATAAATACAATAAAAGAGCTTCTTTAA
- the argJ gene encoding bifunctional glutamate N-acetyltransferase/amino-acid acetyltransferase ArgJ gives MSQLDSNWSFVDDSKVTPKGFLFAGISAGLKASQKKDLALILAPEGSIFSGMFTQSIVRASCVDICEERIKTTSGFVRAILINSGQANACTGDLGIQHLQIATGKIAELLGIKEEEVLMCSTGVIGVPIQINNLVKNLPNLVSDLKDNNFENAAEAILTTDLTLKKVSIETIIQGRKIKIAGFAKGSGMIYPNMATMLAFLTCDAGIQKEEWDKMIAIAVQKSFNAISVDGETSTNDSFVGINAGEKIEKRFFPIIQEGIDIVCQNLAKNIARDGEGANCLLEVLVQGAKTTDDAIMLAKSICNSALVKTAIHGCDPNWGRIISAAGNSGVKFNLNHVDLYIGNAQILENGKLNKYDPQKVTDYIKSRMKGRYLVDDIVKIAINLNSGESKGTAWGCDLSKKYVEINSEYTT, from the coding sequence TTGAGCCAGTTAGATTCCAATTGGTCGTTTGTTGATGACAGTAAGGTAACACCTAAGGGGTTTCTTTTTGCTGGGATATCTGCTGGTTTAAAAGCTTCTCAAAAAAAGGATTTAGCACTAATACTCGCTCCAGAAGGAAGTATTTTTAGTGGAATGTTTACCCAATCAATAGTTCGCGCTTCTTGTGTGGATATTTGTGAGGAAAGGATTAAAACAACTTCAGGTTTTGTAAGAGCAATACTAATTAATTCTGGTCAAGCAAATGCCTGTACAGGAGATCTTGGCATTCAACATTTGCAAATTGCTACAGGAAAGATTGCGGAACTTTTAGGAATAAAAGAAGAAGAAGTTTTAATGTGCTCAACTGGTGTAATTGGTGTTCCAATACAAATAAATAATCTAGTAAAAAATCTGCCGAATTTAGTTAGTGATTTAAAGGATAATAATTTTGAAAATGCAGCAGAAGCAATTTTAACTACTGATTTGACTTTGAAAAAAGTGTCAATAGAGACGATTATTCAAGGTAGAAAAATAAAAATAGCAGGATTTGCAAAAGGTTCAGGAATGATTTACCCCAACATGGCTACAATGCTTGCTTTTCTAACCTGTGATGCGGGTATTCAAAAAGAAGAATGGGACAAAATGATTGCTATTGCGGTTCAAAAATCTTTTAATGCAATATCGGTTGATGGAGAGACAAGCACAAATGATTCTTTTGTTGGAATAAATGCAGGAGAGAAAATTGAAAAAAGGTTTTTTCCAATTATCCAAGAAGGGATTGATATTGTATGTCAGAACTTGGCAAAAAATATTGCGAGGGATGGAGAGGGAGCAAATTGTTTATTAGAAGTTTTGGTTCAAGGAGCAAAAACTACAGATGATGCAATTATGCTCGCGAAATCTATTTGTAATTCTGCCTTGGTAAAAACTGCGATACATGGTTGTGATCCGAATTGGGGACGAATCATTTCTGCTGCAGGTAATTCTGGAGTTAAATTTAATTTAAATCACGTTGACTTGTATATTGGAAACGCTCAGATTTTGGAAAACGGAAAGTTAAATAAATATGATCCACAAAAAGTCACAGACTATATTAAGTCCAGAATGAAAGGTAGATATTTAGTAGATGATATTGTAAAAATTGCGATTAATCTAAATTCTGGCGAATCAAAAGGCACAGCTTGGGGGTGCGATCTTTCTAAAAAATATGTTGAAATAAATAGCGAATATACTACTTAA
- a CDS encoding ParA family protein has protein sequence MFITVCGQKGGVAKTCTSIHLASVWHSEGKKVCIVDADKNRSALAYASRGNLPFPVFPVSSAAKASRSSEIVITDGQASSDQEELKHLAYGSDLVILPTTAKARSVELTVELANLLSNLKVNHAVVIVKVDFRQQKAAQQAKAALENFGLYVFDTFIPLLSAFDKAEASGNAVFEAVDDLGRSDPRRMTGWSAYCSIASQIPCLISKPSSDTNNLNNHQPISA, from the coding sequence TTGTTCATTACCGTTTGCGGACAAAAAGGGGGGGTGGCCAAGACCTGTACAAGTATTCACCTTGCTAGTGTTTGGCATTCTGAAGGTAAAAAAGTTTGCATAGTCGATGCCGACAAGAATAGATCTGCTTTAGCATACGCATCAAGAGGCAATCTTCCATTTCCAGTTTTCCCCGTCAGTTCAGCTGCTAAAGCATCAAGATCATCAGAAATTGTAATAACTGATGGCCAAGCTAGCAGTGATCAAGAAGAACTTAAACACTTAGCGTATGGTTCAGATTTAGTTATCTTACCTACAACTGCAAAAGCAAGATCAGTAGAATTAACTGTTGAACTAGCTAATTTATTAAGCAACTTAAAAGTTAACCATGCTGTAGTAATAGTAAAAGTTGATTTTAGACAGCAAAAAGCAGCGCAACAAGCCAAAGCAGCTCTAGAAAATTTTGGTTTATATGTTTTTGATACATTTATACCCTTACTTTCAGCATTTGATAAAGCAGAAGCCTCGGGCAACGCTGTATTTGAAGCTGTAGACGATTTAGGTAGATCAGATCCTCGTCGAATGACGGGCTGGTCTGCTTATTGTTCAATTGCCTCACAAATTCCATGCCTGATTTCGAAGCCCTCATCCGACACCAACAACTTAAACAACCATCAACCAATCAGCGCTTAA